The nucleotide window GCCGGTGAGGAACGCGGCCATCGCGGTGAGGGAGGCGGTGGCGGACAGGCCCTCCGCGCCCGCCAGGGCGAAGCCCAGGAAGACCACGTTGCCGGTCATGTTGGCGACGAAGACGTGCCCGAGCGCCAGATAGCTCACGGCGTCGACGACCCCGGTCACCACCGTCAGCACCAGCATGAGCGGCGGCAGCGGCCCGTGCCGGTCGCCGGTCGGCGGAACGAGCGTGCGGGCGGCGTCAGTCAACAGCCTGCGCATGACGGGCAGCCCCTTCCACGGCCGTCGGGCGGTGCAGCGCCGCCCGGGTGAGCAGTCCGGCGGCCGGGCCGAGCACCACCGCCGCGACCGACGCCCACAGCGGCCAGGGCGTCAGGCCGAGGGCGTGGTCGGCGGACCAGCGGCCGGGCCCGGTGAGGGCCAGGGCGCCGCAGACGGCCACGAGGACCAGCGGGTACTCGTAGCCGTCGTGCTGGACCCAGAGCCCGTTGAGCCGCTTGACGGTGCCGGCGACCGTCATCACCCCCATGGCGGCCGTCGCCGCCGCGGGGGTGAGCAGCCCGGCGGCCAGGAACAGACCGGCGCCGAGCTGACTGCCGCCCGCCGCGAGCGCGGTGAGGCGGCCGCCTCGGAACCCGTCGTGGCGGAACTCCTCGGTGCCGCCCGCGAGCCCCTCGCCCCCCAGCCGGAAGCTCACCTTCTGCACTCCGTGCCCGGCGATGAGGAGTCCCACCGCCAGCCGGAGGACCAACAGTCCGGTGTCCATCGCGATCCTGCCCGTTCCCGCCTGTTCCTGTTTCTTCCGTCAGTTGTGCGAGGCCTGCGGGGTCAGCCCGCCGCGTGGGCGCCGATGACGGCCTGCGCGTAGACGATGCCGAGGCCGTAGGCGCCGCCGTGCTCCTTCACCACGCCCGTCGTGGCGGCGTAGGTGTCGGTGCGGGCCCAGTCGCGCTGGAGCTCCAGCAGCACCTGCACCCAGGTCACCGGTACCGCACCGGCCTGGATCATGCGCTGTACGGCGTGCTCGTGGGCCTGCGGGCTCACGCCGCCGGAGGCGTCGGTGACGACGTAGACCTCGTAGCCCTGGGCGAGCGCGGACAGCGTGGGCAGGACGACGCACACCTCGGTCCACAGCCCGGCGAGGACGAGTTTCCTGCGGCCGGTGGCCTTGACCGCCTCGACGAAGTCGATGTCCTCCCACGCGTTCATCGTGGTCCGGTCGACGATCTTCTGCTCGGGGAAGACATCCGCGAGCTGCGGCAGGATCGGGCCGGAGAACGACTCGGCGGCCACCGTGCTCAGCACGACCGGCACGTCGAAGGACCGGGCGGCCTTCGCGAGACCCACGGTCGCGTTGATGATCGCGGTGCGGTCGCCGCTGCCGGTGCCGAAGAACATCTGCGGCTGGTGGTCGACGAACAGCACCGCGCAGTTGTCGGGGGTGAGGAG belongs to Streptomyces graminofaciens and includes:
- a CDS encoding DoxX family protein — protein: MDTGLLVLRLAVGLLIAGHGVQKVSFRLGGEGLAGGTEEFRHDGFRGGRLTALAAGGSQLGAGLFLAAGLLTPAAATAAMGVMTVAGTVKRLNGLWVQHDGYEYPLVLVAVCGALALTGPGRWSADHALGLTPWPLWASVAAVVLGPAAGLLTRAALHRPTAVEGAARHAQAVD
- a CDS encoding hydrolase translates to MPDFDIDNVTASPSPDLLTPDNCAVLFVDHQPQMFFGTGSGDRTAIINATVGLAKAARSFDVPVVLSTVAAESFSGPILPQLADVFPEQKIVDRTTMNAWEDIDFVEAVKATGRRKLVLAGLWTEVCVVLPTLSALAQGYEVYVVTDASGGVSPQAHEHAVQRMIQAGAVPVTWVQVLLELQRDWARTDTYAATTGVVKEHGGAYGLGIVYAQAVIGAHAAG